A single Paraburkholderia sp. FT54 DNA region contains:
- a CDS encoding MarR family winged helix-turn-helix transcriptional regulator codes for MTEPSSTPTTEVSEYQLGESVGYLISRVKSTLSNLVTQRSMAELGITSQQGSILFMVASGKCLLAAELAREYGIDASAVTRLIDRLEKRGLLTRVRSNEDRRVVRLALTPEGHAIAARMPAIFTGVLDSLLGGFTPEEVGFLKSMLRRVLINSGEQTGLTRDAASNFDSKS; via the coding sequence ATGACGGAGCCGTCGTCTACCCCCACGACAGAGGTCAGCGAGTATCAGCTAGGCGAAAGCGTCGGCTATCTGATCTCGCGAGTGAAATCGACCCTGTCGAACCTGGTCACCCAGCGCAGCATGGCCGAACTGGGTATTACCAGCCAACAAGGCAGCATCCTGTTCATGGTGGCGAGCGGCAAATGCCTGCTGGCCGCCGAACTGGCCCGTGAATACGGTATCGACGCAAGTGCCGTCACGCGTCTGATCGACCGGCTGGAGAAACGTGGCCTGCTGACGCGGGTGCGCAGCAATGAAGACCGCCGCGTCGTGCGCCTCGCGCTGACGCCGGAAGGTCATGCCATCGCCGCCAGAATGCCCGCTATTTTCACCGGCGTGCTGGACAGTCTGCTAGGCGGCTTCACCCCGGAAGAAGTAGGTTTTCTGAAGAGCATGCTGCGTCGAGTGCTCATTAATTCCGGGGAACAAACGGGGCTAACCCGTGATGCAGCAAGCAATTTCGACAGCAAATCGTAA
- the typA gene encoding translational GTPase TypA — MTRALRNIAIIAHVDHGKTTLVDQLLRQTATFRDNQQIAERVMDSNDIEKERGITILSKNCAVEYEGTHINIVDTPGHADFGGEVERVLSMVDSVLLLVDAVEGPMPQTRFVTKKALALGLKPIVVVNKVDRPGARIDWVINQTFDLFDKLGATDEQLDFPIVYASGLNGYAGLTPDVREGDMRPLFEAVLEHVPVRPADPSAPLQLQITSLDYSSYVGRIGVGRITRGTIKPGMSVAVRSGPDGAILNRKINQVLSFKGLERVQVDSAEAGDIVLINGIEEIGIGVTICAPEQPEALPMITVDEPTLTMNFLVNSSPLAGREGKFVTSRQIRDRLMKELNHNVALRVKETGDETTFEVAGRGELHLTILVENMRREGYELAVSRPRVVMTEVDGVKHEPYENLTVDMEDGHQGGVMEELGRRKGEMLDMASDGRGRTRLEYRISARGLIGFQSEFLTLTRGTGLMSHTFDSYQPVKEGAVGERRNGVLISQDDGAAVAYALWKLQDRGRMFVSPGEPLYEGMIIGIHSRDNDLVVNPIKGKQLTNVRSSGTDEAVRLVPPIQMSLEYAVEFIDDDELVEVTPQSIRLRKRYLKEHERRSASRKGAVD; from the coding sequence ATGACTCGCGCCCTACGCAACATCGCCATCATTGCTCACGTCGACCACGGCAAAACCACGCTCGTCGACCAGCTTCTCCGCCAGACCGCCACGTTCCGTGACAACCAGCAGATCGCTGAGCGCGTGATGGATTCGAACGACATCGAAAAAGAACGTGGCATCACGATTCTTTCGAAGAACTGCGCGGTCGAGTACGAAGGTACGCACATCAACATCGTCGACACGCCGGGCCACGCCGACTTCGGCGGTGAAGTGGAGCGCGTGCTGTCGATGGTCGACTCGGTGCTGCTGTTGGTCGACGCCGTCGAAGGCCCGATGCCGCAAACGCGCTTCGTGACCAAGAAGGCGCTGGCGCTCGGCCTGAAACCGATCGTCGTGGTCAACAAGGTGGACCGTCCGGGCGCGCGGATCGACTGGGTGATCAACCAGACGTTCGACCTGTTCGACAAGCTGGGCGCAACCGACGAACAACTCGACTTCCCGATCGTCTACGCATCGGGTCTGAATGGCTACGCAGGCTTGACGCCGGACGTGCGCGAAGGCGATATGCGCCCGCTGTTCGAGGCCGTGCTGGAACACGTGCCGGTTCGCCCGGCCGATCCGTCGGCGCCGCTGCAATTGCAGATCACGTCGCTGGACTACTCGTCGTATGTCGGCCGTATCGGCGTGGGCCGCATCACGCGCGGCACGATCAAGCCGGGCATGTCGGTCGCCGTGCGTTCGGGTCCTGATGGCGCGATTCTGAATCGTAAGATCAACCAGGTGCTGTCGTTCAAGGGTCTGGAGCGCGTGCAGGTGGATTCGGCTGAAGCCGGCGACATCGTGCTGATCAACGGCATCGAAGAAATCGGCATTGGCGTGACTATCTGCGCGCCGGAACAGCCGGAAGCGCTGCCCATGATCACCGTCGACGAACCGACGCTGACCATGAACTTCCTCGTCAATTCGTCGCCGCTGGCCGGCCGCGAAGGCAAGTTCGTCACGAGCCGTCAGATCCGTGACCGCCTGATGAAGGAACTGAACCACAACGTCGCGTTGCGCGTGAAGGAAACCGGCGACGAAACCACCTTCGAAGTGGCGGGTCGCGGTGAACTGCACCTGACTATTCTCGTGGAAAACATGCGCCGCGAAGGTTACGAGCTGGCCGTGTCGCGTCCGCGTGTGGTGATGACGGAAGTCGACGGCGTGAAGCACGAGCCGTACGAAAACCTGACCGTCGACATGGAAGACGGCCACCAGGGCGGCGTGATGGAAGAGCTGGGCCGCCGCAAGGGGGAAATGCTCGACATGGCGTCGGACGGCCGTGGCCGGACGCGTCTCGAGTACCGTATTTCGGCGCGTGGCCTGATCGGCTTCCAGTCGGAATTCCTCACGCTCACGCGCGGCACGGGCCTGATGAGCCACACGTTCGACTCGTATCAGCCGGTCAAGGAAGGCGCGGTCGGCGAGCGTCGCAACGGTGTGCTGATTTCGCAGGACGACGGCGCGGCAGTCGCGTACGCACTGTGGAAACTGCAGGATCGCGGCCGCATGTTCGTGTCGCCGGGCGAGCCGCTGTACGAAGGCATGATCATCGGCATTCACAGCCGTGACAACGACCTGGTCGTGAACCCGATCAAGGGCAAGCAGCTGACCAACGTGCGTTCGTCGGGTACGGACGAAGCCGTGCGCCTCGTGCCGCCGATCCAGATGTCGCTGGAATACGCGGTCGAATTCATCGACGACGACGAGCTGGTCGAAGTCACGCCGCAGTCCATCCGTCTGCGCAAGCGTTACCTGAAGGAACACGAGCGTCGCAGCGCGAGCCGCAAGGGCGCCGTGGACTAA